In one window of Leptospira sp. GIMC2001 DNA:
- the trhO gene encoding oxygen-dependent tRNA uridine(34) hydroxylase TrhO, which produces MARKVNIYDTKTLRDRIEKENFERINLSFYRYANILDPQTLRDSMFAELSKINVLGRIYLAREGINAQISIPDFQMENFKAILESISYFENMYLNIAVESKKEAFLKLIVKVRNKIVADGLEDDSFDVTNVGTHLNAEEFNRKLEDSNTICIDMRNRYESEVGHFEKAILPDAETFRDELPEVLEILENHKDKQILLYCTGGIRCEKASAFIKHHGYNNVFQLRGGIISYAQEIKQKNLTSKFHGKNFVFDERLGEKITDEVLGHCHICNASCDTHTNCKNLGCHVLMLICDSCNSELNGCCSTDCRDILQLPEELQKDFRRKAKKSSSLVPFTKSRLKKRNYPTLNTNNIDKN; this is translated from the coding sequence ATGGCAAGAAAAGTTAATATATACGATACAAAAACTCTTCGAGATAGAATAGAGAAAGAAAATTTTGAACGAATCAATTTGTCGTTCTATCGTTATGCAAATATTTTGGATCCGCAAACACTCCGAGATTCGATGTTTGCGGAATTATCCAAAATCAATGTTCTTGGTCGAATCTATCTTGCTCGTGAAGGAATCAATGCTCAGATCAGTATTCCTGATTTTCAAATGGAGAACTTCAAAGCTATTTTGGAATCAATTTCTTATTTCGAGAATATGTATCTAAACATTGCAGTAGAAAGTAAAAAAGAGGCTTTCTTGAAATTGATTGTCAAGGTGCGAAACAAAATTGTTGCCGATGGACTTGAAGATGATAGTTTCGATGTTACAAATGTTGGAACCCATCTGAATGCAGAAGAGTTCAATCGTAAATTAGAAGATTCGAATACGATATGTATTGATATGCGCAATCGTTATGAATCGGAAGTGGGACATTTTGAGAAGGCAATTTTGCCTGATGCAGAAACATTTCGAGATGAATTACCAGAAGTTTTAGAAATTCTTGAAAATCACAAAGATAAACAAATTCTTCTGTATTGCACAGGTGGAATTCGCTGTGAGAAAGCATCTGCTTTTATCAAGCATCATGGATACAATAATGTCTTTCAATTGCGCGGTGGAATTATATCTTATGCACAAGAAATCAAGCAGAAGAATTTAACTTCTAAGTTCCATGGTAAGAATTTTGTTTTCGATGAGAGATTGGGTGAGAAAATAACAGATGAAGTTCTAGGACATTGCCATATTTGCAACGCGTCTTGTGACACTCATACAAATTGCAAAAATCTTGGATGCCATGTTCTAATGCTAATTTGCGATTCTTGCAATTCAGAACTCAATGGATGCTGCAGTACAGATTGCAGAGATATTCTTCAATTGCCTGAAGAATTGCAAAAAGATTTTCGTAGAAAAGCCAAAAAATCCAGTTCGCTTGTACCTTTTACCAAATCACGTTTGAAAAAACGGAACTATCCGACATTAAATACCAATAATATTGATAAGAATTAA
- a CDS encoding endonuclease has translation MINNYLVELNTADSQSRTKSEDWISTLLGFLTLVSILYLVSCLPTRNVSPKKNSNQVSSASFLDTDHSDSKPIESDRNITIPAESIFAEQIPSKNKFNFRAAKIELRKIYKNHPIDFYCGCGMQRIFKDGYSILSVTDDCRIATRKDPNRSRRIEWEHIVAAGHFGSQLACWTKTNCQVNGRNLRGRKCCVKTDPAFNQMEGDMHNLRPVPGEINNDRGNFDFGIIPGEIRKYGSCDFEVDFRKKIAEPREEIRGDIARTYFYMEKQYGVKIQSNYKKLLIEWNLMDPPDDWERSRNLFIEKIQGNRNPFIQ, from the coding sequence ATGATAAATAATTATTTAGTCGAGTTGAATACAGCCGATTCTCAATCGAGAACGAAATCGGAGGATTGGATATCGACTCTTTTGGGATTTCTGACATTGGTATCGATTTTGTATTTAGTATCTTGTCTTCCGACAAGAAATGTTTCACCTAAGAAAAATTCTAACCAAGTTTCCTCTGCCTCTTTTCTTGATACAGATCATAGTGATTCGAAACCGATTGAATCAGATAGGAACATTACAATTCCAGCAGAGTCTATTTTTGCTGAGCAAATTCCTTCGAAAAACAAATTCAATTTTCGTGCGGCAAAAATTGAACTGAGAAAAATTTATAAAAATCATCCCATAGATTTTTACTGCGGATGCGGAATGCAGCGAATATTTAAAGATGGTTATAGCATTTTGTCTGTGACTGATGATTGCAGAATAGCAACAAGAAAAGATCCCAATCGTTCGCGTAGAATTGAATGGGAACATATTGTTGCTGCTGGACATTTTGGCTCACAACTCGCTTGTTGGACCAAAACCAATTGTCAAGTGAATGGAAGAAACCTTCGTGGAAGAAAATGCTGTGTTAAAACCGATCCTGCCTTCAATCAAATGGAAGGAGATATGCACAATCTTCGTCCGGTTCCCGGAGAAATCAATAATGATCGAGGTAATTTTGATTTTGGAATCATACCTGGTGAAATTCGTAAGTACGGATCTTGTGATTTTGAAGTAGATTTCCGTAAAAAAATTGCCGAACCGAGAGAAGAGATTCGAGGAGATATAGCAAGAACTTACTTTTATATGGAAAAGCAGTACGGAGTAAAAATTCAATCAAACTACAAGAAATTATTAATTGAATGGAATTTGATGGATCCACCAGATGATTGGGAAAGATCTCGCAATTTGTTCATTGAAAAAATACAAGGCAACAGAAATCCTTTTATTCAATGA
- a CDS encoding BolA/IbaG family iron-sulfur metabolism protein, translating into MTVEEIRKKIESGLPGSQVEIRDPYNDGVHIKAIVVYPGFEGKGILEQHRMVYDTLREELKQEVHALGLETRSK; encoded by the coding sequence ATGACTGTAGAGGAAATCAGAAAAAAAATTGAATCTGGACTACCAGGAAGCCAGGTCGAAATCCGAGACCCGTACAACGACGGTGTCCATATCAAAGCAATCGTAGTCTATCCAGGTTTTGAAGGAAAAGGAATATTAGAACAGCATCGGATGGTCTACGATACATTGCGAGAAGAACTCAAGCAAGAAGTTCATGCATTAGGTTTAGAAACAAGGAGTAAATAA
- a CDS encoding ABC transporter permease gives MNFQTNWIALQTIINKEYVRMTRIWIQTLIPPVITMSLYFIIFGRLVGSRVGEMGGFDYIQFIVPGLVMMSVITNSYNNVVSSFYSAKFQKYIEELIISPVHPAIIVFGFTLGGVLRGLIIGTLVTIVSLLFTTLPIYNIMIIILVVLLTSFLFSLCGFTNALFAKSFDDISMVPTFILTPLTYMGGVFYSIDMLPPFWKTMSAANPILYMVNAFRYGFLGITDINIWIAFGIILVFCVVFFILNVILMIRGYGIRN, from the coding sequence ATGAATTTTCAAACCAATTGGATTGCACTCCAAACTATCATCAACAAAGAATATGTTCGTATGACACGAATTTGGATTCAGACATTAATCCCACCTGTTATCACAATGTCATTGTATTTTATCATCTTCGGGAGATTGGTTGGATCTCGAGTAGGTGAGATGGGTGGATTCGATTATATACAATTCATAGTGCCAGGTCTTGTGATGATGAGCGTAATCACCAATTCATACAACAATGTGGTTTCGTCCTTTTATTCGGCAAAATTTCAAAAATACATTGAAGAATTGATCATCTCCCCAGTTCATCCAGCAATCATAGTTTTTGGATTCACATTAGGTGGTGTTCTTCGTGGTTTAATCATTGGAACCTTAGTAACAATTGTGTCCTTGCTATTTACTACATTGCCAATTTACAATATAATGATAATCATTCTCGTAGTATTACTTACAAGTTTCTTATTTTCACTTTGTGGTTTTACCAATGCTCTATTTGCCAAAAGTTTTGACGATATATCAATGGTTCCAACTTTTATTCTAACTCCTCTCACCTATATGGGCGGAGTCTTCTATTCGATTGATATGTTACCGCCATTTTGGAAAACAATGTCTGCGGCAAACCCGATCCTTTATATGGTAAATGCATTTCGATATGGATTTCTTGGAATAACAGATATCAATATCTGGATTGCCTTCGGAATCATTTTAGTATTTTGCGTTGTATTTTTTATTTTAAATGTAATACTAATGATTCGTGGTTATGGGATTAGAAATTGA
- the cobS gene encoding adenosylcobinamide-GDP ribazoletransferase, with protein MNSKNIDNLEDDNWLPKNFFAREYGRFAACLMFLTRIPALPHRYHPNLLRTCHHYSPLVGLIVGGILASLYYFSFTFFGNLLVVWFALGAGILITGSFHEDGFADTCDGLGGSFNVERKLEIMKDSRLGTYGTMGLIFLMGFKFLLLSSLDRSNGWIAILVAHVLARTVIIPLNYTLPYVGNRNLDKPMALDVSLPKALFSSAIGWIIVSMFLGYSPVIWFLLFSFFILLLFCAHFYLKSQIRGYTGDTLGAVNQVMEILVYFAFFIDIYFKSNGSPF; from the coding sequence ATGAATTCAAAAAATATTGATAATTTAGAAGATGATAACTGGTTGCCTAAAAACTTTTTTGCCAGAGAATACGGAAGGTTTGCTGCCTGCTTGATGTTTCTTACTAGAATTCCGGCACTTCCCCATCGCTACCATCCCAATCTGCTAAGGACTTGCCACCACTACTCTCCTCTTGTTGGCTTGATTGTAGGTGGAATCCTTGCCTCTCTTTACTATTTTAGCTTTACATTTTTTGGAAATCTGCTAGTTGTCTGGTTTGCATTAGGTGCAGGAATCCTCATCACAGGTTCTTTTCATGAAGATGGTTTTGCTGATACTTGTGATGGACTTGGTGGGAGTTTTAATGTAGAGCGAAAGCTTGAGATAATGAAGGACTCAAGACTTGGAACATATGGAACTATGGGATTGATTTTTCTTATGGGTTTCAAATTCCTACTTTTGTCATCTCTCGATAGATCGAATGGTTGGATTGCAATCTTGGTTGCTCATGTGCTAGCAAGAACTGTTATAATTCCACTCAACTATACTCTTCCTTACGTCGGCAATAGAAATCTGGACAAACCTATGGCTCTTGATGTCAGTCTTCCGAAGGCATTATTTTCCTCTGCGATTGGTTGGATAATCGTTTCCATGTTTCTTGGATATTCTCCTGTTATTTGGTTTCTGCTGTTTAGTTTTTTTATACTCTTGCTATTTTGCGCACATTTTTATCTAAAATCGCAAATTCGAGGTTATACGGGAGATACTCTCGGAGCTGTAAATCAGGTTATGGAGATTCTTGTATATTTTGCATTTTTTATTGATATATATTTTAAATCCAATGGCAGTCCATTTTGA
- a CDS encoding BolA family protein — MDTRVSRIEQKLTQELNPLELKVTDFTDEHRGHAGQDSSDETHIRIAVKSQAFEDLTLLESHRRINALLSNEFSSGLHALEIQILK, encoded by the coding sequence ATGGATACTAGAGTCTCTCGCATAGAGCAGAAATTAACACAAGAATTGAATCCTTTAGAACTCAAAGTGACTGATTTCACTGACGAGCACCGAGGTCATGCAGGCCAAGATTCTTCTGACGAGACACATATTCGAATTGCAGTAAAATCTCAAGCTTTCGAAGACTTGACACTTCTTGAATCCCACAGAAGGATCAATGCTCTACTCTCAAATGAATTCAGTTCTGGATTGCATGCTCTAGAAATCCAAATTTTGAAGTAG
- a CDS encoding glutathione S-transferase family protein — MSKPKLISFKLCPYVQRSVITLKEKNVDFDIEYIDLSNKPDWFLKISPLGKVPVLQTNGEVLFESAVINEYLDEIYKPALHPQDPLLKAKNRAWIEFSSGILVDQYMLAVTKEESVYNKTKESILSKLNRLEEILPDIADNDLFFNGNQFSLADSSVAPLLQRFRFIELHSDEKFILTPKLLKWTESLLRKNSVLKSLLPEVPKEYIEYIIKQNSYLANKLVLSNS, encoded by the coding sequence ATGAGTAAACCAAAATTAATAAGCTTCAAACTATGCCCTTATGTCCAACGAAGTGTGATCACGCTCAAAGAGAAGAATGTAGATTTTGATATTGAATATATTGACTTAAGCAATAAGCCAGATTGGTTTCTCAAAATTTCACCCCTCGGTAAAGTTCCCGTGCTACAAACGAATGGAGAAGTTTTATTTGAATCTGCAGTAATCAATGAGTATTTAGATGAGATCTATAAGCCTGCACTTCATCCTCAAGATCCTCTTCTTAAGGCTAAGAATCGAGCATGGATCGAATTCTCAAGTGGAATCCTCGTTGATCAATATATGCTGGCAGTAACCAAAGAAGAATCCGTATATAATAAAACCAAAGAATCAATTCTATCCAAACTCAATCGTCTCGAAGAAATTTTGCCAGATATTGCTGACAATGATTTATTTTTCAATGGCAATCAGTTCTCGCTCGCAGACAGCTCTGTTGCTCCACTACTTCAAAGATTTCGATTTATAGAATTGCATTCCGACGAGAAGTTCATTCTCACTCCAAAGCTTTTAAAATGGACGGAATCTCTACTTCGTAAAAATTCTGTACTGAAATCTCTATTGCCAGAAGTTCCAAAAGAATACATAGAATATATAATTAAACAAAATTCTTATTTAGCTAATAAGCTAGTTTTGTCTAATAGTTAG
- a CDS encoding hydroxyacylglutathione hydrolase yields the protein MDVVQLYTNSSLRNFTYLIIDAKSKLAICIDPHFPEQILGYLESNNLSLHAIINTHEHNDHICGNKGLFEYTKEGIWTHPFARSKIPNSIRSLNANEVIFFGHGYLKILDTPGHTFSHITILGIVNDKILFTLTGDSLFNASVGNCSRGGDPETLYNTVRNYYNPLPDDVILYPGHDYFENNLRFTLSIDPANQLALDILDEVVNLKKQNRFLLSNLGLEKQLNLFFQLSNKRMRSSLNDSELILSEKEIFLQLRKLRDNW from the coding sequence ATGGATGTTGTCCAGTTATATACCAATTCTTCCCTTCGTAACTTTACATATTTAATCATTGATGCAAAAAGCAAGCTCGCGATTTGCATCGATCCCCATTTCCCAGAACAGATTCTGGGTTACCTCGAATCGAATAATCTTAGTCTTCATGCAATTATCAATACACATGAACACAATGACCACATCTGTGGCAATAAAGGATTATTTGAATATACTAAGGAAGGAATATGGACTCATCCATTTGCAAGATCTAAAATTCCAAACTCAATTCGTAGCTTAAATGCGAATGAAGTGATTTTCTTTGGTCATGGTTACCTTAAGATTTTGGATACACCGGGTCATACATTTAGTCATATAACAATTCTCGGAATCGTGAATGATAAAATCCTATTCACTCTAACGGGAGATAGCCTATTTAATGCAAGTGTCGGAAATTGTTCAAGAGGAGGCGATCCAGAGACTTTGTACAATACAGTTCGAAATTATTACAATCCACTACCAGATGATGTCATATTGTATCCTGGACATGACTATTTCGAAAACAATTTACGATTTACCTTGTCCATAGATCCTGCAAACCAATTGGCTTTAGATATTTTGGATGAAGTAGTCAATCTCAAGAAACAAAATAGATTTCTTTTATCGAATCTAGGTCTAGAAAAGCAATTGAATCTTTTCTTTCAGCTGAGCAATAAAAGGATGAGATCTTCTTTGAATGATTCAGAACTGATATTGTCCGAAAAAGAAATTTTCTTACAATTGCGAAAACTTAGAGACAATTGGTAA
- a CDS encoding dihydrolipoyl dehydrogenase, which yields MKHYDTIVIGSGGGTKLVRPVADLGRKVAIAEMESPGGTCLNRGCIPSKMLIYPADIIHLTKDLSRLNIQKSDKWNIDFQSMIQRISNTVDSESASIPPVYDKHPNIDFYPHRAKFIGEKEISVGGEIITGDRIFLAVGCRPMIPHIKGLDKTPYWTSREALRSETIPKRLVVLGAGFIALELGMAYAAFGSKVDFIARSRVLGEVDHDIREAFCKHASNTVNFYENTNIQEVEYKDGIFKIQLTDDNDTILEADALLIATGIRPNTDDLGLENTKITLDRSGYIETNSYLETTQKNIFALGDVIGRYFFRHSVNFEGEYLFDNLYKKEKQQPIHYPPMPSAIFTYPEIANVGLTEEECRNGGFDYLSVIHNYSGSATGMARLPEVGFVKILVDRKTRKLLGTHIIGDEASNLIHLMIFGMTMGSTIEDYLNMIYIHPALPEIARNAFRKARDLLA from the coding sequence ATGAAACATTATGATACAATTGTGATTGGTTCGGGTGGCGGAACAAAATTGGTTCGACCCGTTGCCGATCTAGGACGAAAAGTTGCTATTGCTGAGATGGAATCACCAGGTGGCACTTGTTTAAACCGAGGTTGCATTCCGTCCAAAATGTTAATTTATCCAGCCGATATCATCCATCTAACCAAAGATTTATCAAGATTGAATATACAAAAATCAGATAAATGGAATATTGATTTTCAATCAATGATTCAAAGAATTTCCAATACAGTAGATTCTGAATCAGCAAGTATTCCTCCTGTTTATGATAAGCATCCCAATATAGATTTCTATCCGCATAGAGCTAAATTTATAGGAGAAAAAGAAATTTCAGTAGGAGGTGAGATTATTACGGGTGATCGTATTTTTCTTGCGGTTGGTTGCAGACCGATGATTCCCCATATCAAAGGTCTAGATAAAACTCCCTATTGGACTAGTCGTGAAGCATTGCGATCTGAGACAATTCCCAAAAGGCTTGTTGTACTTGGTGCTGGTTTTATTGCCTTGGAATTGGGTATGGCATATGCAGCATTTGGAAGCAAAGTAGATTTTATAGCGAGATCTAGAGTTCTTGGCGAAGTAGATCATGATATTCGAGAAGCTTTTTGTAAACATGCATCGAATACAGTAAATTTTTATGAGAACACTAATATTCAAGAAGTTGAATATAAAGATGGAATCTTCAAGATTCAACTAACAGATGATAATGATACAATCCTTGAAGCTGATGCACTATTGATTGCAACTGGGATTAGACCCAATACAGATGATCTCGGACTTGAGAATACAAAAATCACATTAGATCGTTCTGGTTATATTGAAACCAATTCTTATCTTGAAACCACTCAGAAAAATATCTTTGCATTGGGAGATGTAATCGGGAGATATTTCTTCCGACATTCGGTGAATTTTGAAGGTGAATATCTTTTTGACAATTTGTATAAAAAAGAAAAACAGCAACCGATTCACTATCCTCCTATGCCCAGTGCTATATTTACTTATCCAGAAATTGCAAATGTGGGCTTAACAGAAGAAGAATGTCGAAACGGTGGATTCGATTATCTCTCGGTAATTCACAATTATTCTGGATCTGCTACTGGTATGGCAAGACTTCCAGAAGTTGGTTTTGTAAAAATATTGGTAGATCGTAAAACCAGAAAGTTACTCGGAACCCATATCATTGGAGATGAAGCGTCCAATCTAATACATCTTATGATTTTTGGAATGACAATGGGCTCGACTATAGAAGATTATCTGAATATGATCTATATTCATCCTGCCCTTCCAGAAATTGCAAGAAATGCATTTCGTAAAGCGCGGGATTTACTTGCTTAG
- a CDS encoding ABC transporter ATP-binding protein, with translation MNDNTTLALEINSLTKTYSNGMQALKGIDLNVSQGDFFALLGPNGAGKSTTIGIISSLVNKTSGTVKVFGVDINSESEKAKSLIGIVPQEFNFGIFENIKQIILNQAGYYGIPRKIASEKADHYLNVLGLSDKKHLQAGKLSGGMKRRLMIARALVHEPKLLILDEPTAGVDIELRRSMWDFLIDLNRKGTTIILTTHYLEEAENLCKNIAIIDRGKIVQNSSMKKLLESLDSENIILDLRAPVSSEIECPGMKIHMIDDQTLDVSFSRNTSLNSLFRVLDQSNIEVLSMRNKSNRLEELFLNLVEKSL, from the coding sequence ATGAACGACAACACAACACTTGCTTTAGAAATAAATTCTCTCACCAAAACATATTCCAACGGGATGCAGGCACTAAAAGGAATTGATCTGAATGTCTCTCAAGGAGATTTCTTTGCACTACTTGGTCCCAATGGTGCAGGTAAATCAACAACAATTGGAATCATTTCCTCTCTTGTAAACAAAACGTCCGGCACGGTCAAAGTGTTCGGAGTTGATATCAATTCTGAATCAGAAAAAGCAAAATCTTTGATTGGAATCGTTCCGCAAGAATTCAACTTTGGAATATTCGAAAATATCAAACAAATTATCTTGAATCAAGCAGGTTATTATGGAATTCCAAGAAAGATTGCAAGTGAGAAAGCAGATCACTATTTGAATGTACTTGGGCTTAGTGACAAGAAACATCTGCAAGCAGGCAAGCTTTCGGGTGGAATGAAGAGAAGGCTAATGATAGCAAGAGCCCTAGTCCATGAGCCAAAACTTCTGATCTTAGATGAACCAACAGCGGGTGTGGATATAGAACTCAGGCGGTCTATGTGGGACTTCCTAATTGATCTAAACCGAAAAGGAACAACAATCATATTAACAACCCACTATCTGGAAGAAGCAGAGAATCTTTGCAAAAATATAGCGATCATTGATAGAGGAAAAATTGTTCAAAATTCCTCTATGAAAAAACTTCTTGAGTCATTGGATTCAGAAAATATCATTTTGGATCTTAGAGCTCCCGTGAGTTCTGAGATAGAATGTCCCGGAATGAAAATTCATATGATTGATGACCAGACTTTGGATGTATCATTTTCAAGAAATACAAGTCTCAATTCCTTGTTTAGAGTTCTGGACCAATCAAATATTGAAGTTTTGAGCATGAGAAACAAATCCAATCGCCTAGAAGAATTATTTTTAAATCTTGTGGAGAAATCACTGTAA
- the grxD gene encoding Grx4 family monothiol glutaredoxin, which produces MDAATKQRIEDMIASKKVFLFMKGTPAQPMCGFSAGVVSTLNSISTDYGSFNVLSDPAIREGIKEYGNWPTIPQLYINGELVGGHDIVVQMSQSGDLESKIKS; this is translated from the coding sequence TTGGACGCAGCAACAAAACAAAGAATAGAAGATATGATCGCAAGCAAAAAGGTTTTTCTTTTCATGAAAGGAACACCGGCTCAACCCATGTGCGGATTTTCTGCGGGCGTAGTGTCGACCTTGAATTCGATTTCTACTGACTACGGAAGTTTCAATGTACTTTCAGATCCAGCGATCAGAGAAGGAATCAAAGAGTATGGCAACTGGCCTACTATTCCACAGCTTTACATCAATGGAGAGTTAGTTGGTGGACATGATATCGTTGTTCAAATGAGCCAGTCCGGAGATCTTGAATCCAAAATCAAATCTTAA
- a CDS encoding histidine phosphatase family protein, which translates to MNLLCLRHPPLPEIWNGRFLGQMDPRSIAFSPSDSFIEKVKLFDPELIVSSDLLRCSEMAEAIKSHLDPTIPLIFKQELREISFGRWESKSHSDLAVDEDDKELYSSFLNNFPNEPAPEGEAIPDFQDRIAKTIHAIHSENLDRVLIVSHAGVIRSIASQVLNASLDVSFRMVLDYLSASRFQIEKDFTMFQSWNESF; encoded by the coding sequence TTGAACCTTCTATGTCTTCGTCACCCTCCACTTCCCGAGATTTGGAATGGACGCTTCCTCGGACAGATGGATCCGAGATCGATAGCCTTTTCCCCATCGGATAGCTTCATCGAGAAAGTAAAACTTTTTGATCCAGAACTTATTGTATCATCGGATTTGCTTCGATGTTCAGAAATGGCTGAAGCAATTAAATCTCATTTAGATCCAACGATTCCGCTCATATTCAAACAAGAGCTGAGAGAAATTTCCTTTGGAAGATGGGAGTCTAAATCACATTCTGACCTTGCAGTCGATGAAGATGATAAAGAATTGTATTCTTCCTTTCTAAATAACTTTCCCAATGAACCCGCACCCGAAGGAGAAGCCATACCTGACTTTCAAGATCGCATCGCAAAAACCATTCATGCTATCCATTCGGAGAATCTAGATCGAGTTTTAATAGTTTCTCATGCAGGTGTGATTCGTTCCATCGCAAGCCAAGTTTTGAACGCGTCTCTGGATGTGAGTTTTCGGATGGTTCTAGACTATCTATCCGCTTCTCGTTTTCAAATAGAAAAAGACTTTACAATGTTTCAATCATGGAATGAAAGTTTCTAA
- a CDS encoding glutathione S-transferase N-terminal domain-containing protein, with the protein MIKIYQFPTCPYCARVIRTLDSLGLESGKDYELIEAYRGTKGREEVVQLGGINQVPFMVDGETKMYESNDIIHYLKNKFQA; encoded by the coding sequence ATGATAAAAATTTATCAATTTCCAACTTGTCCGTATTGTGCCAGGGTTATAAGAACCCTGGATTCTCTTGGACTAGAATCAGGTAAAGATTATGAACTAATCGAAGCATACAGAGGAACGAAAGGTAGAGAAGAAGTCGTGCAATTGGGTGGAATCAATCAGGTTCCATTTATGGTAGACGGCGAAACCAAAATGTATGAAAGTAACGACATTATCCATTATCTAAAAAATAAATTTCAAGCTTAA
- a CDS encoding MAPEG family protein, which translates to MTTAFIFIAIAFCFTYATKIPVAIAMRNLDKFYDNSDPRSQQSRLTGWGKRALNNHLNSMEIFPAFGISVIISMLGKTPIDVFNLLAIAFLISRLFYSIFYIMDLPRIRSITWFFGFLCILGLMVTPVFV; encoded by the coding sequence ATGACTACAGCATTTATTTTTATTGCTATCGCTTTTTGTTTTACTTATGCTACCAAAATTCCTGTTGCAATCGCAATGAGAAATTTGGACAAATTCTATGATAATTCCGATCCCAGATCTCAACAATCTAGATTGACTGGCTGGGGCAAAAGAGCTCTAAATAACCATCTGAATTCCATGGAAATATTTCCAGCGTTCGGAATTTCCGTGATCATTTCTATGTTGGGCAAGACTCCAATCGATGTTTTCAATCTACTTGCAATTGCCTTTCTTATATCCAGATTGTTCTATTCTATATTCTATATTATGGACTTACCTAGAATCCGATCAATAACGTGGTTTTTTGGTTTCCTATGCATTCTTGGACTTATGGTTACTCCAGTATTCGTCTAA